Part of the Nitrososphaera sp. genome is shown below.
CCGGCCAGCTTTCACTGGCTTACGCCATTATTGACAGGCTCTCGTCAGGCAAGGTAGGGTTTGACGCAAATGAACTTGCTCTGAAATTCGAAGGCGTCCTTGCTCATTCTTACGACATAGAGAGAATTGCCGCCACGCAGCTGTCCAAAGCAAGCGACATCTACCTTCTTGGCAGGTCGCTCCACTATCCAATCGCCCTTGAAGGCGCCCTCAAGATGAAAGAGCTGGCTTATGTCCATGCTGAAGGAATAGCAGCAGGCGAGTTGAAGCACGGTCCGCTGGCGATGATGGACAGGAACGCTTGTGTAATCGTTATCAACCCCCAAGACCGCACTTACGCTGACACTCTGAACAGCGCGCATGAGGTAAAGGCAAGGGGTGCGAAAATAATCGGAATCTCTAACGCGGATAGCGATATATACGATGCCCTGATCCGTATCCCTTCCGTGGCCAACGATCTGCTTTATCCATTGATTGAGACGATTCCACTACAACTGCTCTCATACTACCTGGCCCTCCAAAACAATGCCGATCCAGACTTCCCCAGAAACCTAGCAAAGTCTGTCACAGTAAGATGACACGATACAATTTGCAGGGAGATTGGCGGGGTCGCTAAAGCTCAATCGAGAGATAAAGTAATTAAGTTCCGCCGCCAATTACCACTCTAGTGTCTTCCTCCTCGCAACAGCGCTCCAAGCCCGAAAAAGAATCGACCCCTCAATCCAGCAGCCACGAGGAAGTGATAATGTGCGAACTTTGTGGTAACCCACTTGATTCGTGCATGTGTGCCTGCCCATACTGCGGCAAGCTTGACAAGTGCGAATGCTGTATACTTGACGCGGTAACCGGCGGCTGATACAGGTCCAGCCCGTCACTCGGCTTTGGCCGTTCTAAAAAGCATTAAAAGCAGGACTGCCCAGAGAACACCGCGTATAGAACCAATGCCCGAAAAGATCGTGAACTCCATGTCATGGGTCATAGGCGGCGCTCAAGGAAGCGGCGTCGACTCGGCCGCAAACATATTTTCTCGCGCATGTGCGATTGGCGGACTGCAAATTTTCGGCAAGCGCGAGTATTATTCGAATATCAAAGGTGAACACAGCTACTTCACGGTCAGGGTGTCGGAACGGCCAGTACACTCTCATATAGAATGTATTAGCATGCTTGTAACTTTCGACGCGGAAACCGTCTTCAGACATTTCGACGAGGTGTCGGCCGGCGGCGCTATCATCTACGATGCGGACGCTGTGCACACTCTGCTGACAGAAGTGCCTACCATTGATGACCCCGCAGTCGACAGGATTAGATCGCTTCTAGAGAAAGCCGGCCTTGGATTGAGCGTCAAGGACGCGCTATCACTTGCCCGTTCACGGGGGGCCGTATTGTACGAGATTCCGTTTTTCCAGGTTCTTGAGGAATTTGCAAAGCAGGTCAACGACCCGTCGCTTAGCAAACTCTCACGCATGGTCAACGTCATGGCCCTTGCAGCCTCTATGGCCATTTTGGACTTTGATCTAGGGGCACTCACAAAGGCAATATCGTTTATCTTTCGCAACAAGCCAAAAGTGGCCCAGCTCAACATTCAAGCCGCGACGCACATTTACAATTATGCAAGATCGAAATTTTCCAGCCAGCAGACACTGTACTCGCTAAAGACACGCCAGCCGGATAGTGATACAATAATTGCTCAGGGCAACCAGTCCTCGGCTATGGGCAAGATGGTTGCGGGCTGCCGGTTTCAGACCTACTATCCCATCACGCCCGCCAGCGACGACAGCGAATTTCTTGAATCAAACGAGGTGCTTGACCTCTACGATTCCGGCGGCAAGGGCTCCACCGTCGTAGTTCAGACCGAGGACGAGATCGCGGCGATTGCGATGGCCATAGGCAGCTCGCTGACAGGAGCACGATCTGCTACTGCTACGTCGGGTCCAGGGTTTTCGCTCATGGCAGAGGCGCTTGGCTGGGCAGGAATCAACGAGGTTCCCCTCGTCGTGTCGCTTTACCAGCGAGCCGGACCTTCAACGGGCCTGCCAACCAGGCACGAGCAGGGCGACCTTTTGTTTGCCATAAACGCGGGGCACGGCGAGTTCCCGAAAATAGTTCTCGCATCAGCTGATGTCGAGGAGAGCTTTTACGATACAATCATGGCGTTCAACCTCGCTGACAGATACCAGGTCCCCGTCATTCACATGATGGACAAGGCAATCGCCAACTGCGTGACCACCTGCAAGAACTTTGACCTTTCTCGGGCGCGTATTGACAGGGGCAACTTTTCCAGGCGCGTAGAGAAATCCGAGAATACCGGCGCCGCGGGGCACTACCTCAGGTTCAAGCTGTCAGATTCAGACCCAATCAGTCCCCGCATACCGCTTGGCACCGAAGGCGCCATATTCTGGAACACCGGCGACGAGCACACTGAGGAAGGCCACATTACCGAGGACCCTGAAGTGAGGACGAGGATGATGGAGAAAAGAATGGGCAAACTTGACCTTGCGCTGACTGAAATTCCTGCGTCTGAAATGGCTCGCGAATACGGCGACAAAACAAGCGACATTGCATTATTGACTTGGGGTTCTACCAAGGGAGTAATCCTCGATGCAATGGAAATGCTTGAAGAAAACGACGGAATCCGTGTAAAAATGATTCAACTGCGCCTCATGAACCCTTTTCCACGGGAACTCGTGGAATCAATGCTGAGGGACTGCAAAGTGGTAATTGACGTGGAGATGAACTACTCGGGCCAGTTGGGATCCCTTGTGATGCAAAATATCGGCAGAAAAATGGATTACCAGATTGTAAAGTACAACGGCCGGCCGATGTCGCTTGACGAGGTTTATAATGCTGTAAAGCGAATAGTTGCAGCGTACAAGAATGGAAGCAAGTCACCAAGGAGGCAGGTGCTGAAAAGTGGCGCTTAAGCTGGCCGATTACAAGACCGAGGTTCACAATGACTGGTGTCCCGGCTGCGGCGACTTTGGCATCCTGAACGCGATCCAAATGGCCTTGGCTGACATGCAGGTGCCTCCCTCAGGCGCGACCATATTCTCCGGCATAGGCTGCTCCGGAAAGACGCCCCATTTTATTCGCACTTATGGCGTACATACACTTCACGGAAGGGTTTTGCCGTTTGCCCAGGGAGCCAAGCTTGCAAATCCGCAGCTGCATGTTCTCGCGGTTGGCGGCGATGGCGATGGCCTTGGAATTGGAGCAGGCCATTTTGTAAGCGCCGGGCGCAGAAACGTCGACATGGCCTACATTATCTTCAATAACGCGGTATACGGCCTTACGAAGGGGCAGGCCTCTCCTACGCTGAAACTTGGAATGAAGACCAAGTCACTGCCTCAACCAAACGTCAATAATTCGGTAAATCCGATAGCGCTTGCACTCGTCGCAGGATTTACCTTTCTTGCCCGTGGCTACGCATACGATGTTCGGCATCTAAAGGACATGATTAGAAAGGCAGTCGAGCACAAGGGCCTTGCATTTGTTGACGTGCTACAGCCATGTCCAACTTACAACGACATCAATACGAGAGAGTGGTTCCAGGGAGCAGACAACATGAACCCGGAGACAGGAAAAGACATGCCAAGGACGTACAAGCTTGAAGAGACCGGCTATGATGGCATCGTGCACAGCCCGGAGGAGCTGAACCAAAAGATGGCGCAGGTGATAGAAAAATCAAACGAATGGGGCTCCAGGATACCGCTCGGAGTGTTTTACCAGAATGAGCACGTTCCAACGTACCAGGAGAGGATATCCGCAAGAATCCCGACTTACCTGAAAGATGCCCCTGCCGTGCAGAGGATAGCTGATGACACTGGCAAGCCGGTGACAAACATCGAGCGCTTGTTAGGCGACCTGCGCGTAGACCAATAATGTTCAGCGCAAGGAGGCAGCTTGCATATAGCTTTAGCCAAACGCCTGCTTCCAGAATACAAACAAGACGACATTAGCCCCTCCCATCACGGCGACTGTGAGCCACCCAAGCCCGTTTGAAAGCCTGCCGTTTGTTCGCCTGCCTAGCACGGTGCGGTCGTTCGCTATTCTCATTACCGCCACTAGGATAGGGACTGCCATTATTCCGTTAATCACCGCGGCATATACAAGCGCCTTTATGACGTCAATTCCCGAAAAATTGATCCACAGCCCGATTAGAGTTGAGGCTCCAATTACGGCGTAGAATGCCTTCGCCTGCCCGAACTTTTTGTGGAGGCCCTGCTTCCAGCCAAATCCGTCCGACAAGCAGTATGCTGACGCCCCAGCAAGTACCGGTACGGAGAGAAGTCCCGTGCCGATTATTCCGGCCGCAAATATCGTTTTGGCAAGCTCGCCGGCATGCGGGAATGTCTTGACAAGCGGCTCTAGCGCAGAAGCGGCTTGTTCAGCAGTTGTGATGTTCGTCTCGCCATGAGCGTGAAGCGTGTTTGCGGCCGTAACGATAACAAACCAGGTAATGGCCTGCGAAAACGCCATACCCATCACAACATCTGCTTTCATTTTTCGCATTTCCTCTCTTTTGAGCCGCGGCCTGTCGGTTCCGCTAATTTCCCTAATTACTCCTTCCGTGACCTTTTCTTCCGCCTCTTCCGATGCCTGCCAAAAGAACAGATACGGCGAAATGGTAGTGCCTAGTACGGCCACAAACATGACCGCAAATTCCGGCGATAGTTGGAATGTCGGTACTAACGTGCTTTCCAGCAGTTCTGACCAGCTTCCGCCGACAATAATCGCTGATATCAGATAAGCAAAGAGCGCAAGTGACAGATACTTCAGAACCCTTACGTACGCCCTGTACGGGATTAGAATCTCTGCAGCCAGAATAAATGCCGTAAACCCGATTGTTACCAGCGCCATTGGCGCTTGCGGAAGCAGGAGTTTGGCAGACGCGGACATGGCGCCTATGTCGGCACCAATGTTAACCGTATTGGCAATGAGTAAGAGTCCTGCAAGGGGAAACATGACCTTGCGGCTATACCGGTTGGAAATGACCTTGCCTAGTCCATCACCCGTTACAAGACCTATCCTGGCGCACATCTCTTGGACTGCAGTCATTAAAGGAAACATGAAAAGCACCATCCAGAGCATGCCAAGTCCGAACTGCGCGCCTGCCTGAGAATAGGTTGCAATGCCGGATGGATCGTCGTCTGCAGCCCCTGTGACTATGCCCGGTCCCAAGGTATTCAGAAAAGACCGCACCGGGTTTTGCCGGGTCCTGTTACCTTGCTGCTCCCCAACTGGATTTGAGGCGCCGCCATTTTCTGCCAGCCCGTCAGAAGGCGTGTCAGTATTGTCCAATAGGCTTTGTAATCGAAAGCTCCATGAGGTACAAACTATTTGATAATTTTAAGACATTTCATAGTAGCAATAGCTAGCCGACGTGCGGGAAACAGTGTATGAAAATGTCTGCGGCGTCACACGGCGGAACGCGGTGACCCCAAGGGTTGAGCAAATTATAAGGATCAGAGCGGCTCCATTGAGGGAGCAAGTTCCCATTCTTGGCATTCTGGAGCCTAAAACTTGCACTACTATGCGGTAGCTACATACCGTATCTTATGGACTGGGCTTATCGATAAATCGCATGATGAAACGCATCCGAACGAGACGCAGTCGTAGAGGTCTCGGCGACGTAATTACGACCCTGATTATCCTCATCGCCTCAGTCGTTCTGGGCGCGGGAGTAATTTTCTTCGGGGGTAGCATGTTCCAGACCAACACACAAAGCGAATCCATCAAGGTGTCAAACGTGCACACTTGGGTTAACTCTAACGGCACATCAGTAACGGCATTTGCAGTCCAGAACACGGGCAGCAAGGCAGTGGCAATCAACTCCATATCTTTGAGAGGTCTGCCAATTGCACAGACAAGCTGGTACTCGTGTGTCAACCCGGTAGCATGCGCGACATCAGGCAACATCAACACGGACCTGCCAACCCAGTACCATCCGTCAACCGGCGTTCCGCTCGGTGGTACTAACTACGCGATGCAGACCGGTCCAGTGTCATTGACACAGGGTCAGGCACAGATTGTATACATGGTCGGCGCTGGCAACATTGGTACAATCGACGCAGGCAACACGTACTCGCTCCAAGTCCAGTCAGGCCAAGCAATCGCAGTACAGCAAGTCCAAGTAATCACGAAGTAAATTCGGTGCAAAAACCCCGTTTTTTTGCATCTCCCACCGATTTTAATCAACTAGAGCCATTTTGAAAATCTTCCACGAACGGTCATTAACGGTACCTGTCGGAGAATATTGCTAACGATTCGCTAGTGCAAGGACAGATGACAAGATTGCTATCGAAGAGCCTCGCGAAGGAGCCTAAGAAGAGGGTGCAGCTGATGGAACCAACGACGTAATCAGCAGGTACGTATTGAAGCCAAGTATCACAGCCACAAACACGAAAGCAAACAGAGTTGTCATCTTTTTGTTGACAAATTCGCCCATCAGGCTTTTGTTTCTGGAGAGAAGTACCAGAGGTATCATTGGCAATGGAATCATGAGACTTAGTATCACCTGGCTATAGACAAGCAGGTTCAATGGGTCGACGCCGAGCAGGATTGCTATTGTTGTCGGGATGACATTTACGAACCTTGTGATAAGTCGCCTCACCCAGGGATTGGCCTTTTTTCCCAAAAGTCCCTCAAAGATCGACTGGCCGGCCAAGGTGCCAACCACAGAAGAGGAAATGCCCGAGGAAAGGAGGGTGATGACAAAGATAACGCCTGCAGCTGCGCCAAAGATAGGGAGAATCGTCCTGTACGCGTCGCTTATCGAGGCGACGTTGGAGTGTCCGTGGTGAAATGCTGCCGCAGCCATGACCATTATCGCGACATTCACAAATCCAGCGACGGTGAGAGTAATGATGTTCTCGTACTTGTGCATCTGGAGCATCTTTCTACGTGTGGTCGGGGTTGCTTCCCGGGCCTTATTCGCGGTGAGAGAAGAGTGGAGGAATAGTGCGTGTGGCATCACGGTCGCTCCGATTACGCCAACTGCGATAATTATGGCGCCGTTGTCAGGAAATGAGGGCGCGAACGAATGAGCCGCAATGGCATATGGGTCGGGCTTTGTCACAAACAACTCGTATAGATACCCAATGCTGATGACTGAGACAAACAGCAGAAACATCTGCTCAATGACCCTAAACCTGCGGGATGTCAGGGTCAGGATCAAAATAACATCAAGCGCGCCAAATATCGCCGCATACAGCAGGGGAACGCCGAAGAGGAGATTCAGGGCAATAACCGTGCCAAGGTATTCTGCCAGGTCGGTGGCAGCGGCCGCTGCTTCGGCAGCCAGCCAATACGGAATAATGTAAATTCTCTTTCTTAATTTTTCTCGCATTAACTCGGGGAGGGAGAAACCTGTCGCAATTCCCAGCTTGCCAGACAGATACTGAAGCAACATAGCCATGGCACTTGCAAGCCAGACTACCCAAATCAGTGCGTAGTTGTATGCCGCTCCCCCCTGGATGTCCGTGCCATAGTTGCCAGGGTCCATGTAAGCAATGCTTACCATTAGCGCAGGACCCATGAACGAAATCAGCTGCGCCACCCTGCTACTGCGATAGGCCAAGGCCAGCCTAGAAATAGTGGACTTTCTGGCTACGGGTGAACCCTCGGCCATATTTCGATATGCTATAAAAGGTTGCGTGATTTATAAAGCTTGTGCACCACTAAAGAAGTTAGCCTTGGCTAACTGCATTAGTTCGGCTAAACTATCAGAGCCAAAGGCAATAAGTTTACATAAACCAAAATACTAACGGAGTCATTGATAGTGGTATCCGGTTGAAAGCGAAGCCTGAGGATAACGCTGATGAACAAAACAGGCTAGAGTCGATTCGCATAGCCCACTCCAGCGCAGCAGGCAAGCTTGGTCAGCCCTCGAGAACCGACACCATGGAGGACTACCTCGAGGTAATCTATGAACTGATACAGAGTAAAGGTTACGCCACTACAATTGACATTTCGAACTATCTCAACGTCAGCTCCCCCAGCGTGACGAAGATGGTGCAAAAACTTGACGAGATGGGCTACCTCATATACGAAAAGTACAGAGGAATTACACTCACCGATGAGGGAAAAGCGATTGCAGCGAATATACGCAGCAGACACAGCCTGCTAGTTGAATTCTTGAAGATAATCGGGGTTGATGATGCGGTAGCAAATATGGACGCAGAGGGTATCGAGCACCATCTCCATCCGCAAACTTTGAAAAAGCTTGAAGATTTTGTTAAATCGATTAAGAAGTAGCTGAAGACCTGCCAGGAATAGCGTCTGCTTCGGCTATCCATTCCAGCAACGCCAGTTTGAATCAAAGTTGTTGTTCGCGCAGCGTGAACCTTTCTTTAATCCTCGGACACCAAAACTAGCGGGCCCGAAGGGCTTCGATCCCTTGGCCTGCGGTTCCGAAGACCGCCGCGATATCCTGACTACGCTACGGGCCCAGCCGTCGCCTATACCTGAGTATGAGAGTATCATATAATTCAAGCAAGAGATTCATGCCAGTTGGCCGAGTTCCGAAAGGGTAAAGAAGGTGGCTTTCGAGTGTACATGTAAGACAGGCGAATTGCAGTCAGGCTTTAGGCAGCTATTTTGCACCCACAAGGATTCTTTTGCGTACAGGAACTATGGCGATTTTTCTTTCGTCGAGTTTTGCGCCTGTAGAAAGTGCGGAAAAACTCTGAAGCAGATCAGAGGCTACGACGAAGACGTGAGAGGATGATAATTGAATCACCTTCACTTGCTTCTCGTGATTTGGTGGGCAGGCGCAGCGGCTGCCGGGTTCGCTCTTTTGTTTCCAAGGTATAACGACTTCTTTGCGGTCGGCGTCGCGGGCTGGGTCACACTGCTAACGAGTTCAGGACTCATGCTGTACGAGATTAGAAGGATAAAAAGCGAGGACCGGAAGAAAAAGAGAGAGCTCGCCTAGTCTGGGCCGCTCGTGCAGGAGGTAAAGCCGATTAACCTTTGCCGCCCTGCTCTTCAATCACCACAAGAGTTACCGTTGACGTGATTCCCGGGACCTTGCGGACCTTGTTCGTGATTGTGTGATTCATTGCCTCTGTGTTGTCTGACTTTACCTTCACAAAGATGTCGTGCACGCCATAAGTTCCGCGGACTTCCTTGACGTCCGGCAATTTGGCGATTTCGTTAATGATCTTTTCCTCGGAGCCAAGAGTGCAGTTGACGAGGATGTATGCAGTTGGCATATGGAAAGCAGAACAAGAATTTAGTATTTAGTCTTTGCTACCTTTTTGTTATACCGCGCCGGTCCTCGGCAATGTACTGCTCGGTCAGCTTGGTTTCGTAGCACTTGCCGCACAGCAATCCGGAAATATTCCACCCATCCATTGGTCGGTACTTGAACTTTAGCGGGCTGCCGCAGAGCGCGCAGGTCGGGGCATCTGCCATTGTTCTCTATTTTCGTAAAAGTTTGCGCAATAAGAATTATTCCAAATCCGACGAGCGGTAGACCTCATGCGTCATGCAGAACGGACAAATAAGCCCAAAGCTTGTTTCTTCGGAAATCTCGGAAATCTCTTGCCTGCTTGTGTCCACGACTGGCGCCAGGAACCGCCTGCCGCAACTCTTGCATCTGACTGATTTCTGCATTTCTGCTGGCTTGTTTTGCGATACCGTCAATTTAATCGGTAGGCAGGCACGGAAATCCTAGGAGGACCTGCCTCCAGCCCGCGGGAAATATGCTTATGTTTTAATAGGGGCAAAAGGTGTGTATCTCCACAAAAATGGGACGTGTTGGTAAGGTCGCGTTTCCCGTGATTTTGGCGTTAGGGGCATTGACGGGCTATCTTTGCTACACATGGTTTTACGGAGCAATCCCTCATCTTGGGACAGTAGCTTCTCCTTACAGGCAGGAGCTTCCTCCACCAGTCGCCCAGCCGACTTCCGCTGGGAACTCCAGTAGCGCTCCGGTTGATGAGTCAAAGTTTACAGATATCGTTAATATCGACATCCTCAAGGGCGCGTCTGTTCAGGGCAGTCCTTCATATTCGCCATCGCCCGCAAAGGCAAACAGCGACGCCCTGATAAAGTGGACCAACCAGGATACTGCAACCCACACGGCGACAAACGGCAAGTCATCTGACGACCCAACCTCCGGCAAGTTGTTTGACTCGGGCTTTTTGGCGCCGGGCAAGTCGTTCAGCGTCCCGGCTTCAAAGCTGGGCAAGGGCGACCATTCTTACTACTGTCAGGTTCACCCGTTCATGACCTCTGTAATCACCGTCCAATAGTGGACTGCGACTAGGCGTGCCGGGCGACGGCAGTGGCGAGTTCCCGGCTCCCAATGATTGCGCCCAGCGATAGGCCCACATTTCCCAGAACCAGCAGGGCGAAGTTCAGATACTGTCTGTTGTCAAGCATCCCGGTTGCTTCAAATGCAAATGAGGACATTGTAGTCAGCGAACCGCAGAACCCGACCGCGACCAAAAGGGAATAGCGGGGCTCGAGATTGTAAAGAGCAGATATTGCAGAGAACGCGCCGAGGATTGCGCTCCCTAGCACGTTAACTATGAGAATGTTAAGCGGGAGTGTCCCAAAGATTAGTGGAGATTCCGTGATTTTGAACCTGATTAGCGCGCCTGCAAC
Proteins encoded:
- a CDS encoding 2-oxoacid:ferredoxin oxidoreductase subunit beta translates to MALKLADYKTEVHNDWCPGCGDFGILNAIQMALADMQVPPSGATIFSGIGCSGKTPHFIRTYGVHTLHGRVLPFAQGAKLANPQLHVLAVGGDGDGLGIGAGHFVSAGRRNVDMAYIIFNNAVYGLTKGQASPTLKLGMKTKSLPQPNVNNSVNPIALALVAGFTFLARGYAYDVRHLKDMIRKAVEHKGLAFVDVLQPCPTYNDINTREWFQGADNMNPETGKDMPRTYKLEETGYDGIVHSPEELNQKMAQVIEKSNEWGSRIPLGVFYQNEHVPTYQERISARIPTYLKDAPAVQRIADDTGKPVTNIERLLGDLRVDQ
- a CDS encoding Nramp family divalent metal transporter, which produces MAEGSPVARKSTISRLALAYRSSRVAQLISFMGPALMVSIAYMDPGNYGTDIQGGAAYNYALIWVVWLASAMAMLLQYLSGKLGIATGFSLPELMREKLRKRIYIIPYWLAAEAAAAATDLAEYLGTVIALNLLFGVPLLYAAIFGALDVILILTLTSRRFRVIEQMFLLFVSVISIGYLYELFVTKPDPYAIAAHSFAPSFPDNGAIIIAVGVIGATVMPHALFLHSSLTANKAREATPTTRRKMLQMHKYENIITLTVAGFVNVAIMVMAAAAFHHGHSNVASISDAYRTILPIFGAAAGVIFVITLLSSGISSSVVGTLAGQSIFEGLLGKKANPWVRRLITRFVNVIPTTIAILLGVDPLNLLVYSQVILSLMIPLPMIPLVLLSRNKSLMGEFVNKKMTTLFAFVFVAVILGFNTYLLITSLVPSAAPSS
- a CDS encoding Lrp/AsnC ligand binding domain-containing protein — encoded protein: MPTAYILVNCTLGSEEKIINEIAKLPDVKEVRGTYGVHDIFVKVKSDNTEAMNHTITNKVRKVPGITSTVTLVVIEEQGGKG
- a CDS encoding 2-oxoacid:ferredoxin oxidoreductase subunit alpha translates to MPEKIVNSMSWVIGGAQGSGVDSAANIFSRACAIGGLQIFGKREYYSNIKGEHSYFTVRVSERPVHSHIECISMLVTFDAETVFRHFDEVSAGGAIIYDADAVHTLLTEVPTIDDPAVDRIRSLLEKAGLGLSVKDALSLARSRGAVLYEIPFFQVLEEFAKQVNDPSLSKLSRMVNVMALAASMAILDFDLGALTKAISFIFRNKPKVAQLNIQAATHIYNYARSKFSSQQTLYSLKTRQPDSDTIIAQGNQSSAMGKMVAGCRFQTYYPITPASDDSEFLESNEVLDLYDSGGKGSTVVVQTEDEIAAIAMAIGSSLTGARSATATSGPGFSLMAEALGWAGINEVPLVVSLYQRAGPSTGLPTRHEQGDLLFAINAGHGEFPKIVLASADVEESFYDTIMAFNLADRYQVPVIHMMDKAIANCVTTCKNFDLSRARIDRGNFSRRVEKSENTGAAGHYLRFKLSDSDPISPRIPLGTEGAIFWNTGDEHTEEGHITEDPEVRTRMMEKRMGKLDLALTEIPASEMAREYGDKTSDIALLTWGSTKGVILDAMEMLEENDGIRVKMIQLRLMNPFPRELVESMLRDCKVVIDVEMNYSGQLGSLVMQNIGRKMDYQIVKYNGRPMSLDEVYNAVKRIVAAYKNGSKSPRRQVLKSGA
- a CDS encoding CrcB family protein encodes the protein MKGIEVALIAAGAVAGALIRFKITESPLIFGTLPLNILIVNVLGSAILGAFSAISALYNLEPRYSLLVAVGFCGSLTTMSSFAFEATGMLDNRQYLNFALLVLGNVGLSLGAIIGSRELATAVARHA
- the mntR gene encoding transcriptional regulator MntR — encoded protein: MKAKPEDNADEQNRLESIRIAHSSAAGKLGQPSRTDTMEDYLEVIYELIQSKGYATTIDISNYLNVSSPSVTKMVQKLDEMGYLIYEKYRGITLTDEGKAIAANIRSRHSLLVEFLKIIGVDDAVANMDAEGIEHHLHPQTLKKLEDFVKSIKK
- a CDS encoding Nramp family divalent metal transporter, which translates into the protein MDNTDTPSDGLAENGGASNPVGEQQGNRTRQNPVRSFLNTLGPGIVTGAADDDPSGIATYSQAGAQFGLGMLWMVLFMFPLMTAVQEMCARIGLVTGDGLGKVISNRYSRKVMFPLAGLLLIANTVNIGADIGAMSASAKLLLPQAPMALVTIGFTAFILAAEILIPYRAYVRVLKYLSLALFAYLISAIIVGGSWSELLESTLVPTFQLSPEFAVMFVAVLGTTISPYLFFWQASEEAEEKVTEGVIREISGTDRPRLKREEMRKMKADVVMGMAFSQAITWFVIVTAANTLHAHGETNITTAEQAASALEPLVKTFPHAGELAKTIFAAGIIGTGLLSVPVLAGASAYCLSDGFGWKQGLHKKFGQAKAFYAVIGASTLIGLWINFSGIDVIKALVYAAVINGIMAVPILVAVMRIANDRTVLGRRTNGRLSNGLGWLTVAVMGGANVVLFVFWKQAFG